From the genome of Capsicum annuum cultivar UCD-10X-F1 chromosome 4, UCD10Xv1.1, whole genome shotgun sequence:
CCACGGAAGATACAAAGATGGCCTTCCCTTTGACCTTTCTGGTCTTTCGAACCATTACTGTAATAAGTGATTCGTTTTAACGATTGACACATGGCTGCTTGAAGTTGAAACATGCACCGATAATTGGGTGATAAATTTAGTGAAGTTCCTGTTGTTCTTATCTCACAATAAACTCCTTTTTTTGTCTTCCCGTGCATCTTCAACGGATATTTGGTTTGTATtttctgtctttttctttttgataagaCTGTCCGTCTTAAATTTCCTTTTTTTGAAATATTGCAATAACATATAAGGTCAGTATTTGAACTTATATACCATGGGGTTCGTGGAATTTCAACCGAGTGGTTTGGGAGAAATCTCTCCTAGCTATGCAGATAGACAGATTCCTTTCCCACTGTCAACAGAGAGCATAGGTTAAGCCAGTCTCGTCATTCACATAATTCTGGATTTACtgattgataacatgagttcatATCCAGCATAAGAAATGAGGTAAGAAATTGTTAAGTTGGTACTCCACCTTTTGATGGTTTAATAAGCATTATTTTCCATTATCATGAATTAATGTGCAATATATAGAGTCTAGTTGcaattaaatgaaaatataaaagaacaAAGATGATTGTTCGCTCCACTGGAATTGCAAATACTTTACTAGAAACGGGACAAAAAACTGGTGGCGAGCAATAGATCAACCAATAACTTGAGTCATTGCAAACcacaaaaaaaagtttaaaatatcagCAAATAAAGGGAACGAAGGAAAGCTTTTAGTTTCTTCGGGTTCAAGGAATCTAAAACGCCCATCTTAGTCAAAAGCCAGCTTAGGATAGGAGACCCGGCTCATAAATACCTtccatatataaaataatgtgATAGGATGCAGACAAAAGAGTGCAATAATTGTCTTTGTATTCATTGCTAAGACTAGAGGATAGACGACACACTAGCAACTGCATAGAGCGACCAATGAGTAACAACCTAATCCGTCGGCTATATTTAGACACTAAAGATGATACTAACACGAGATATAAGGTACTCTATCCATAAATCACGAAACACGAGATATACCTGAATCAGACCCTTTACACGCCATACGTTATGCTTCAAAACCACTATTTGCGGGTCATCTGGATGCATTGAATGCAACTCCTGTCTGACAGCTTCGAAACAGGCGTTATGCTCAGCTGAAAGCTGGATGGCAAGAACCTCCCCTGTAGCCCTCACAAGCCTTCCCAAAACAGCTCGGGAATCACCAAGGTTAGCAATATACAGGATACCATTGCAGATCACTGCTACCAGACAGCAAGATCCCACAGCAGCCATCTGCGGTTTCATTGGCCATTGCTTTGCAACCACAGAAAAGAATCCGTCTTCTGTAGCTTGAAATGCTTTCCGTATTACATCTGCAGACATAGAATTTTGTTCGGCTGCAAACCCTACAGGATAAAAGTTATCGACTAATTAATTCAAACTACAAGTTTAAATGGAAAATAATCTAATATAGGGTAGTAGATATTTTAAATTCCAACAAGAATACACCCTTGCATTTTTCCTATTAAAAAAATACTGAACAACATGTAACTAGCTTAACAACACTATTTGGAACTACAAACAAATTGATGCAATTTGATACTTGGCAAATGAGTACTTTGGTCAATAAAATAGGCGTAGTATGCTTACTCTTGAGATGCTGAAAGAGGTGATCATTGATATACCGTGATGTCTCAGGTCCACCATGACCATCATATATCCCAGCAAACGTTCCATAGGGTCCCGAATCAAGCAAGCTCAACGAACCCGACTCGATCTGGCTTTGATCCTCCAACAAATTATTGGCCTGTACAACTGCCATTGAGAACTCACCAATCAAGTGTTGACCACTGTCCTTATACCAAAAAAGTCCATCTTGCCGTCCAGCTGCATCCGAACCAGCATGTACAGAATGATCCGACGATGGCAGCCAACAGGCCTTCAGGAAATTTATCACTTTTGATAACATCCCTCATTTCATTTCACCTCTGCCTACCTCCAGTGGCTCAACACCCAACAATAAGGATGCAATAACGGCCTAACTAAAACCCTGATTATGTTATAATACTCCTTATCCTGCAAACAAAAAAACAAGCATATAACAAGTAATTCAGCTATACAACTACTTCACGAATCATAAAACTGCAGAAAGATCATAGCTTTAACTAAGTAAACCACACATGCCAAAATAAACTAATATGCTATCTTTTTTTCTGGTCAGTTACTGAATCAGTGCACAGACAAAACTAAGTAAACCACACATGCCAAAATGAACTAAATATCATTAAAACAACACCCAAATCCTTAAAGAACACAAATCACATGAAGTTAACAGCCAAAACTAAGCAAAACCCACATTACAAAATGAACAAAGCAACACTAAAACAACATTCAAATCCCATTAAGTTCACAGCTTACTGCTGAAAATATAGAAACAAGAATACTTTGATGGTGTGATTAAGCCTTAATATGCCAAAACTAAGCAAAACCCACATGCCAAAATGAacaaaacaacattaaaacaacacccaaatcacataaagttCACAACTTCAACAATACCTACTGAAAAAATATAGAGACAACAAAACTTTGATGGTGTGATTAGGCCTTAATATGCCAAAACTAAGCAAAACCCACATgccaacatgaacaaaacaacacTAAAACAACACCCAAATCACAAAGAGTTCACAACTTTCAAGAATACCTgctgaaaaaaatatagaaacaacaaaacTTTGATGGTGTGATTAGGCCTTAATATGCCAAAACTAAGCAAACCCCAAATGCCACACaacacccaaatcacataaagtttacaacttcaacaataccTACTGAAAATATGGAAACAAGAACACTTTGATGGTGTAATTAGGCCTTAGTATGTCAAAACTAAGAAAATTCACATGCCAAAATGAacaaaacaacattaaaacaaCACCGAAATCACATAAAGTTCACAACTTCAACAATACCTgccaaaaaatattgaaacaagaAGACTTAGATGGAGTGATTAAGCCCTAATTTGCTATCCTTTTTTCTAGTCATAATCAGTGCACAGCCAAAACTAAGTAAACCCCACATGCCAAAATGAacaaaacaacattaaaacaacacccaaatcacaaaaaaaaaaatcattaaaacaaCACCCAAATTCTGAAAGAACACAAATAACATAAAGTGCACAGCCAAAACTAAGCAAACCCCACATGCCAAAATGAGTAAAACAACATTAAGCCAACATCCAAGTCACCTAAAACTTTACAACTTGTAACAATACCTgctaaaaaatattgaaacaagaACTTTGTTGGTATGATTAGGCACTTAATATGCtatccttttttcctttttctg
Proteins encoded in this window:
- the LOC107868212 gene encoding probable protein phosphatase 2C 60; amino-acid sequence: MLSKVINFLKACWLPSSDHSVHAGSDAAGRQDGLFWYKDSGQHLIGEFSMAVVQANNLLEDQSQIESGSLSLLDSGPYGTFAGIYDGHGGPETSRYINDHLFQHLKRFAAEQNSMSADVIRKAFQATEDGFFSVVAKQWPMKPQMAAVGSCCLVAVICNGILYIANLGDSRAVLGRLVRATGEVLAIQLSAEHNACFEAVRQELHSMHPDDPQIVVLKHNVWRVKGLIQISRSIGDIYLKKPEYNREPLYAKFRLREPFERPILSSDPSITVQELEPHDQFLILASDGLWEHLSNQEAIDIVQNSPRSGSARRLVKTALQEAAKKREMRYSDLKKIDRGVRRHFHDDISVIVVFLDSNLVSRASSLRGPTLSLRGGGMNFAAKSLAPCATQLGTT